Proteins from one Nicotiana tabacum cultivar K326 chromosome 23, ASM71507v2, whole genome shotgun sequence genomic window:
- the LOC107789596 gene encoding NDR1/HIN1-like protein 13, giving the protein MTDRVYPSAKPNGTATAPNATATAANPAVATVKNQMYNPNRIPYRPTPTAYHRHNHRRCNCRRCFCMCCFWFILSILIILLLAAIAGAIFYVLYHPQRPAFSISSLKISQFNLTTTADDTTHLTAKLNLTLSTKNPNKKLIYNYNPISITALSNQVVLANGSFPGFTSSPNNITIIHSTLSMVSQVLDADSVSSLRSDLKRKAGLPVTLLIDTMVVVKMDKLKSKRVGIRVTCEGIHGPTPKGKAPAVASTSNAKCKVDLRVKILKWTF; this is encoded by the coding sequence ATGACTGACAGAGTCTACCCATCAGCCAAGCCTAATGGCACAGCCACCGCTCCCAATGCCACAGCCACCGCCGCAAATCCAGCTGTCGCCACCGTCAAGAACCAGATGTACAATCCAAATCGCATCCCTTACCGACCGACACCAACTGCCTACCACCGACACAACCACCGCCGTTGCAACTGCCGACGTTGTTTCTGCATGTGCTGTTTCTGGTTCATTCTCAGCATTCTCATTATCCTTCTCCTTGCCGCCATTGCCGGTGCTATTTTCTACGTCCTTTACCATCCTCAACGCCCCGCATTTTCAATCTCCTCACTCAAAATCTCACAGTTCAACCTTACTACTACCGCCGATGACACCACCCACCTCACTGCAAAACTCAACCTCACACTCTCAACAAAAAACCCAAACAAGAAACTGATATATAACTATAACCCCATCTCTATAACTGCGCTATCAAATCAAGTTGTTTTAGCAAATGGGTCGTTTCCAGGGTTCACTagcagtccaaataatatcactATTATACACTCTACTCTGTCAATGGTATCTCAAGTTCTTGATGCTGATTCCGTTTCGTCTTTGAGATCAGATCTGAAGAGAAAAGCTGGGTTACCGGTAACATTATTGATAGATACAATGGTTGTAGTGAAAATGGACAAATTGAAAAGCAAAAGGGTAGGGATCAGAGTAACGTGTGAAGGAATTCATGGACCAACTCCAAAGGGGAAAGCTCCAGCTGTGGCTTCAACAAGTAATGCTAAGTGTAAGGTTGATCTCAGAGTCAAGATCTTGAAATGGACCTTCTAA